Proteins from a genomic interval of Pseudomonadota bacterium:
- a CDS encoding DUF1329 domain-containing protein, with protein sequence MKRKGKLKYFGLLLSSLFVLFLFTGIGQSMDLPKVIDKSNCKQYKDILIPAMYRAVERGDYYITPGKLNFKYKQNDSFLAAGAKNAGKFDVSPKGDLISKQTGKYPENVYGYPFPDIDTKDPRAGSKIIFNFNFQRYRFMGSREKTRVMWIDKNGEERYAQGIDTRLYLNGRPPGKAINNPDKVLAYELQNVLEPMSVKGTNSLNYVYFDSKRDDSCYAYVPAIRRTRQTGTTTRSDPYMGSDSWWDTNYMWAGKDSTMNWKYVGEKTILVGFTSPDMLPAKELPDGSMTRSFPFTGSHVNLGFQDPNWKGKSWAPVNLTYVPRKVWIVEQTPKDPYYNWDLHVNYIDQETYVIWFKEVYEKSGDFRTWVSFLVHYSEAQSGKNNTGDHDAMLYIDEKAIHSTCVSRSASPENALFMPADKLSPSYFTLSNFLLLSK encoded by the coding sequence ATGAAACGCAAGGGAAAATTAAAGTATTTTGGATTGTTATTAAGTTCGTTATTTGTTCTGTTCTTATTTACCGGCATTGGCCAGTCTATGGATTTACCTAAAGTAATCGATAAGAGTAACTGTAAACAATACAAAGACATTCTTATTCCTGCCATGTACCGGGCAGTTGAAAGAGGCGATTATTATATCACACCTGGGAAATTAAACTTTAAATACAAGCAAAATGACAGCTTTCTTGCAGCAGGTGCAAAAAATGCCGGAAAATTTGATGTTAGTCCCAAAGGCGATTTGATCAGTAAACAAACAGGAAAATATCCGGAAAATGTTTACGGTTATCCTTTTCCCGATATTGATACCAAAGATCCCAGGGCCGGTTCAAAAATCATATTCAATTTTAATTTCCAGAGATACCGTTTTATGGGTTCAAGAGAAAAAACCCGTGTTATGTGGATAGATAAAAACGGAGAGGAACGTTATGCTCAGGGTATAGATACCCGCCTATACTTGAACGGTCGGCCGCCAGGTAAGGCAATAAATAATCCCGATAAGGTTTTGGCTTATGAGCTTCAGAATGTTTTAGAACCAATGAGTGTTAAAGGGACTAATTCACTCAACTATGTTTATTTTGATTCAAAGAGGGATGATTCCTGTTATGCATATGTCCCTGCTATCCGCAGAACCAGGCAAACCGGCACGACAACCAGGTCTGACCCTTACATGGGTTCCGACTCATGGTGGGATACAAATTATATGTGGGCCGGGAAAGACAGTACAATGAATTGGAAATATGTGGGTGAAAAGACTATCCTGGTTGGTTTTACAAGTCCTGATATGCTGCCTGCGAAAGAATTGCCGGATGGAAGTATGACCAGATCGTTTCCCTTTACCGGCAGTCATGTCAATTTGGGTTTTCAGGACCCAAACTGGAAAGGTAAATCCTGGGCACCTGTTAATTTGACTTATGTTCCGAGAAAAGTATGGATTGTGGAACAGACACCTAAAGATCCTTATTATAACTGGGACTTGCATGTAAATTATATAGATCAGGAAACTTATGTCATATGGTTTAAGGAGGTATATGAAAAATCCGGAGATTTTCGGACATGGGTATCATTTTTAGTGCACTACAGTGAGGCCCAGAGCGGCAAAAATAACACAGGGGATCATGATGCTATGCTTTATATTGATGAAAAAGCTATCCACTCCACATGTGTAAGCCGATCAGCGAGTCCGGAGAATGCCTTGTTTATGCCGGCTGATAAACTTAGTCCCAGCTATTTTACTCTTAGTAATTTTTTATTGTTGTCCAAGTAA